One part of the Anopheles coustani chromosome 2, idAnoCousDA_361_x.2, whole genome shotgun sequence genome encodes these proteins:
- the LOC131264974 gene encoding putative alpha-L-fucosidase, translating to MSLVRLCFVLLSLVCSQRQAFTAARKYEPTWESLDARPLPRWYDDAKVGIFIHWGVYAVPSFGTEWFWINWQGSKTEAYVQFMRDNYKPGFTYQDFASDFTAELFNATEWAELFERSGARYVVLTSKHHEGYTLWPSHHTFGWNAVDVGPHRDILGELAGAIRANGKLTFGVYYSLFEWFNRLYTDDKLHAFLKRDYVDGKVWPELKELINTYRPEVLWSDGDWEAPDGYWKAKEFFTWLYNDSPVRDTIVTNDRWGMGTLCLHGDFHTCSDRYNPGVLQKHKWENALTLDKQSWGHRGNARLEDFMTTAELIAEIATTVSCGGNILINVGPTKAGTIDPIFAERLVDMGSWLKVNGEAIYKTRPWMYQNDTLTAGVWYTAARQPSSSGVRTSAKARDTSFTTVYAIVLNYPYKTNSVQLGVFSNDVRKIVQITMLGYGTALKWKPSSEGIVVEFPVKNEIDRLKLHHGWTLKITLSSQWP from the exons ATGAGTCTGGTTCGGTTGTGTTTCGTGCTGCTGTCGCTGGTTTGCTCGCAGCGGCAGGCATTTACGGCCGCCCGCAAGTACGAGCCGACATGGGAGAGCCTGGATGCCCGGCCCTTGCCCCGCTGGTACGACGACGCGAAGGTGGGCATCTTCATCCACTGGGGTGTGTACGCCGTGCCCAGCTTCGGCACCGAGTGGTTCTGGATCAATTGGCAGGGCAGCAAAACGGAAGCGTACGTGCAGTTCATGCGGGACAACTACAAGCCAGGCTTCACGTATCAGGACTTTGCGAGTGACTTTACGGCGGAACTGTTCAACGCAACCGAGTGGGCCGAACTGTTCGAACGGTCCGGTGCCCGGTACGTGGTGTTGACGAGCAAACACCACGAGGGCTACACGCTGTGGCCATCGCACCACACGTTCGGATGGAACGCGGTGGACGTGGGACCGCACCGGGACATTCTGGGCGAGCTGGCCGGTGCAATCCGGGCGAACGGGAAGCTAACGTTCGGCGTGTACTACTCGCTGTTCGAGTGGTTCAACCGACTGTACACGGATGACAAGCTGCACGCGTTCCTGAAGCGTGACTACGTCGACGGGAAGGTGTGGCCGGAGTTGAAGGAGCTCATCAATACCTACCGGCCGGAGGTGCTGTGGAGTGACGGCGATTGGGAGGCACCGGATGGGTACTGGAAGGCGAAGGAATTCTTCACGTGGCTGTACAACGACAGCCCGGTGCGCGATACGATCGTGACCAACGACCGGTGGGGCATGGGAACGCTCTGCTTGCACGGTGATTTCCACACCTGCTCCGACCGGTACAACCCGGGCGTGCTGCAGAAGCACAAGTGGGAAAATGCACTCACGCTCGATAAGCAAAGCTGGGGTCACCGGGGCAATGCCCGGCTGGAGGACTTTATGACCACGGCGGAACTGATCGCCGAGATTGCGACTACCGTTAGTTGTGGCGGAAACATTCTCATCAACGTAGGCCCTACGAAGGCAGGCACGATTGATCCGATCTTTGCCGAACGCCTGGTGGACATGGGAAG TTGGCTGAAGGTGAATGGGGAAGCGATCTACAAAACTCGTCCCTGGATGTACCAGAATGATACACTTACCGCGGGCGTTTGGTATACGGCCGCACGGCAACCATCTTCTTCCGGCGTGCGCACATCAGCAAAGGCGCGAGACACCAGCTTCACCACGGTATATGCGATCGTACTGAACTATCCTTACAAAACGAACTCCGTTCAACTGGGAGTCTTCAGCAACGACGTGAGAAAGATCGTGCAAATAACGATGCTTGGTTATGGGACGGCATTGAAG TGGAAGCCATCCAGCGAGGGGATTGTGGTGGAGTTTCCGGTCAAGAATGAAATCGATCGGCTCAAGCTGCACCACGGGTGGACGCTGAAGATCACACTGTCCTCCCAGTGGCCTTAG